tacgacagctaccaactggagaagggtgaaggctaacctGTGCTTCCTGCAAGACATGTTAAGCCAGTCAACTGCATCTTTTGCTTCTTATGCTGTgacacagggcagtgtaacacactcagaagaaagcGCTGTCtatcctcttccacatacatgactCCACAGATACCACGATTGGTTAATATCGTGCTTAGGTTTTCAGCCAGCACATCAGCCAGGGTTTAAAGGAGTAGATTTTAATGCCTGTGAGGTGAACTGCAATTGCAAATAAAAAACTGATAAGCATTCCCCTTCCATCACTGAACCCCACCCCCTCTGTTGAATTTACATACGTCTCATTTAATCGTACGCTACTTCTAGCTGAGCTTCCCAGTTTTTTCTACTTCTTTAAAATTGCCATGAAGttaaactgaaatatatccatTGTTTAATTTAGAGAAAGCTAATTCCAAAGCTCTTTAGGATGTGAATCATTTAAACACAGAACAAATCTGTGATGGACTCAAACACAACAATTTTGCCTTTGTGTCCtctgtatgtgcgtgtgtgtgtgtttctcctctGCAGACTCAGTGATGAAGTCCTGCTCCTTTAAATCATTCTGTGATAAATCCCACATGAGTAATGGAGGAATGAAGCTGGAGTGCTGCTTTAGTGATGAGTGTAACGGGCCGCACCGTGCTCACAGTCACGGAGAACACGGCAACGGCGCTGTGGCTCTGGGTTCCAGCCTGAACCTGCTCCTGGGAGTGCTGATGATCCGAGCCGCTGTCAACGTCATGTAAAATCCTATAAAcaccagaaaaaaacactataagACATATTATTTAGTATTGTAGCATGAGCTTTTGGAATATGCATGGGTTAACAGTGTTTCTAGTGATAGTACATTAACAGTCAAAAGTTTTGGACACACCTTCTCTTCATTTTAactattttctactattttatAACAATGGTGAAGATattaaaactacaaaatgtcaaatatcaaatatagtAAGGCACTGACCAATAGTGTTGaccaaaactattttatatttaaaattcttaACAGTGTTCCTGGTGAAGCCTTGCACACTCTTGGCATTTTTTCAACCAGCTTCATGAATAAGCTTCTTTTCTTAACCTTCGCAGATAGACTGAGGTCTAAATAGAAACTGCTTATTTGGTAAAGCAATTTAAATTTCAgggaaaaaatatttcttaagcaaataaatttcagaaattaagaaata
This is a stretch of genomic DNA from Pangasianodon hypophthalmus isolate fPanHyp1 chromosome 17, fPanHyp1.pri, whole genome shotgun sequence. It encodes these proteins:
- the si:ch211-113d22.2 gene encoding uncharacterized protein si:ch211-113d22.2 isoform X2, with the protein product MKTLVILPLLLSAVLHSEALKCYTCIAPNQEECNRQGLSVCPANSDACATITGANSVMKSCSFKSFCDKSHMSNGGMKLECCFSDECNGPHRAHSHGEHGNGAVALGSSLNLLLGVLMIRAAVNVM
- the si:ch211-113d22.2 gene encoding uncharacterized protein si:ch211-113d22.2 isoform X1, which produces MKTLVILPLLLSAVLHTVFSCAVCKGEALKCYTCIAPNQEECNRQGLSVCPANSDACATITGANSVMKSCSFKSFCDKSHMSNGGMKLECCFSDECNGPHRAHSHGEHGNGAVALGSSLNLLLGVLMIRAAVNVM